accagcacccatatgggacgccagcactgcaggcagcagctttacctgctatgccacagcgccggactgGGTTCCctctcttggctgcagcctgtgccagtcccagctgtgagcatttggggaagtgaaccaacaacaTAGGGGAGGTCCCcccatctgtgtgtctctgcttttcaaataaataaatttttaattgaaaaaataaaagtacttaaagtaatttttaattactttaataAAGTGGTTCTTGATCAGGGTGCATACTAGAATCACATTAAAATCTCCTCCATTCCCTTTATTCTCTTTGttgttaaaaatatacagatgACATTTACTGGTTTTAAAATACTCAGATAGCCCTGAACGGAAGAGAGGTGCTCCCCtgcctgggaggaagtacccactGTGAACAGAATGTGCATCTTTTCAGACCTTTTAAGCCTTTGTAAATATATGCCTGTACATCTACAAAGTagtttatatacataagattgtGTTACAcatgagtgtgcacacacacataattatGCATGTTCTTTTTAAGAGTTGTGCAGTATTCTGAAACATAAACTGCTTCCTAAATTATTTACCATTGCTGAATTAATGAATATAGGTTGACTGTAAATGGCTGCTGTTACAGCACTGCATTGGGCGTCCCTGTACTCATGGGCAGAGGTTTCTTCAGGGTAAATTTCAAGAAGTTGAGTTGCTATCAACAAAGAGCAAGTTTTAAATTTCCAGATACCATCATTTTGCACCCCACCTTAAAGAAATGAACGACTAGTTTATATTCTTTCTTAAACAActacttatttatatttgaaaggcagagacagacagagccatCCAGTCAGACAGAcagttcctatctgctggttcacttcccagatacccgtaacagtcagggctgggtcaggcctaagctgggagctgggagcccagtccTGATTTCTTACATAGGTGCTGAGGAACCCAGCTTCTTTAgacatccctgctgcctcccagggtgcacagtagcaggaaactggaattagaaagggagcagggacttgaactcaggtactctgataagggatggaGACATCCAAGTTGAGTCTTATCCACTGTGCCAGTGCCCGCACTTAACGTACACTCTCAGCAGGCCTTCATGGTCCtggatgtttttgttttcagtggagctcccctcctccccatctaatctgcatatatacatatatgtgtgtatgtatatgtaaaaaGCAAAAGCACTTATCTTAATATAAATGGTtacatattataatataaatgtattttaagataTAAGTGCATTTGTATTTTAGCAAATTTTACAATGATACATTCATGGGTGCCTCATAGGCCTGCCCTACTGGAGTTCAAACtccagaagggcagagagagcctGCTTTGTTTGCCATTTGCATCATCACTGCCTGGCCTGTGTGTGGGACAGGAAGCACAGTAAACCTGAAGCCTGGCTGTGGAGTGGGTCATTGAACCGGCCTGTACTGAGAGTACGCTTTGCATAGAGCCTGTGCTGGGAGCCGTCAGCGGGAAGTGAGAGCATGCCGCTGTTGTCCTTGGAGATCATAGGGTCTCatgagggaagcagggaggactTACGGACACAGAGAGTAACTGCGCTTCCTTTTGAAGGAGTACTTGTGTAGAACCTAAGGATTTGCTGAGTTCATTTTTGCTCGCAaagtagggccagagccagaaTGACTCTGTGCAGCCAGGTAAGTGTGTATCTTGGGATGTTTCGTGTTAAGCTTCTTTCAGGatttgcttaaatattttttaataatcttTCAGAGATTGGGAATAGAGTGATTTGAATGATACCTTTAGAAATACCGTTGTGTGTTAACAAGTCAGTCAGAAccgtgcaggggtggggagtgatTTCTCTGGGTGGTGGTGTTGGGCTTCACCTGATACAGACCTCAGAAGTTTAGTAGATTTAAAGCAGGCAGCCAGCCTGTTGGAGTGAGAGTTCTGTACCAACAGTGGTGAGCTGCGCTCAGCTGTTGCACAGAGGCTATTTTGCTGGTTAAAACACCAAGAACCGCTCACGTCTTGGGGTCCACTGGGTGCGAGGAGTGTGATGCTGTAGAGAACTGCTGGAACGGGGGGGTAATTGCAGTGGGAGTGTCTCCCGGCTGCACATCAGGCTGTTTCCTGTGCATTGTGACTGCCTCTAACCACTGTTTTCCTCTCCCTTCTGTCTTGGCatgcttgctttcttttcctgGACGTCAGGAGCAAAAGCGTATAGATGGCACCACCCGTGAGGTGAAAAAGGTTAGAAAAGCCAGAAACAGGCGCCAGGAGTGGAATATGATGGCGTATGACAAAGAGCTTAGACCCGACAACAGGTTGTCTCAGAGCGTGTGCCACGGCGCATCTTCCGAGGGATCCCTGTCCCCAGACACTAGGTGTGTGCGTGTCATAGCTGCCTCCCCTGATGCTTTCAGTATAAATCAGAAATGCACCCCTAGCTTTGGGGTTTATGTGGCCATAGAAATGGCCTATGCGTCTCTAGAAATGATTCACCTATATTTTGATTTTGAAGTAATATTTTTAAGACTGTTATTGTGCATTGGTTgctttgtctgattttttttaatctctctggCTTAAATTTACTGTTCAGTTAATCTAGATGTGTTTAGTATTGATTCTGAATTTGGAATAACTGTCAatgacttaaattttattttaataatcaatCCTTTCTCTTTAGCTTGGggttttgaatttcatttgttgTTTGGTATTTAAAAATGATTGGTAGATGGTGATTAACATGAAGAAGAAATCTCTTTCTTGTCTTTTTGTTAACCTTTTGAAAAAATGATGAACAGGAGATGTGTTTGCTACTGCAGTTAACTGATGTTAGGTATTCTTATTTCAAGACAAGAATCCCATTGGGGTTTACTTTAAAAAGTTGTTAGCAATTCTTGCAGGTGTGAATGATGTGGCCACcgaattgcattttccacaaaaagGATTCATAACAGGATCACTGCCTGCATCATCAGGAACTGACTGGTGCAGCTTTTGGTTTGATtttctatttctgattttatgaAGTTCTAATAATCTGTTCTTACGGTCTTCTGTAGCATTAAAAATTTGAATTCTGAATTCTTAAGATATGTGATTCAAGAATGTTCCCCAAACAGCAGCAACCGGACTTTGTGTTACAGCTGTGTCCTCCTCTTGTGTGTTTTTATCTCAGTGTGTAGACCCTAACATATAGAAGGTGCTGCCTGACTATGTGCTGAAAGACTTACTTGTTTGGTGGTTACAGTGCCTTAAATATTTTTACTCCAGAAGGTTTGTTGTCATTGGTGGGGCATGTGGCAAGTTCTAAGTAATTTTTCTGTACAAGCTGTTTTCTATTAATTGTTAAGAGTCGCTGGAGCTGGAACTGACCCCTGGCCTCCAGTTTGAATTCCATGTTGTTTATTTCTATCTGAAGTGAGAAGGATGAGACAGACTGCTGTAGTTCTTTGGGTAGGACAGCTACACAAACTTCACAGCCCCCACAAAGCTAGCCAGCATTCTAATTTTTCCCAGATAATTTAGTTATGATTGTTTGTTTATGCAAagctatactttatttttatcccATACATACGGTCTGTTTTACACAGATACAGATGGGAAAATTATGATGTTTTTTAATCAACCAGTTGAATAGTATTCAATCTAACATCTGTAATTAGATTGTTCCATGTTGGGGGTAAGTTGATGATTATCAGATTATTTGGTCTTCCGCCACTCTGTTGTTTAGATATATCTTCAtctctcttatttttcaaaaagcaaatagGATTGTAAGTTTTATTGCTTCAGAGTTTTCTTTTGTCTCATACCATTCTCTTGTCCTCTCATTATTTGTATGCAGTGTGTATTAATAGGGAGATTATAGTCTATCATAGTACTTGAAATGTGTCCCTTAAATTAatttagaagtttttaaaaaatattttatttatttgaaaggcaaagttacagagagagggagagacagagagacagagagagagatcgtccatcctctggtttactccccaaatggctgcaacagctttaattgggccaatctgaagccaggagcctggaaactctatccaggtctgtcacatgggtggtgagggcccaagcacttgggcaccctCTGTTGTCTTActagacacattaacagggagttgaatcagaagcagagcagctgggctcgaactggtgcccatatggtgtcacaggtgatggctcaacccactacaccactatGCCAACCCCTTTAATTTTACCAACACAtgccacttctttctttttataaaataagatGTGTTTATTATATCTGGAAGTTATAgaacacattaaataaaatattatccaTAGTCTTACCATCCAGAGAAATCATTGCATCACCGTCTACATTTTAGTTACTACATAGTCTTTCTGTACATGTGTTTTCCTCTTTTATAAAATGGGAATTGtgctattaaatttttatttcttttgactttttatttctttttaaaaatgtatttattcatttgaaaggcaaaacagagagagaaaaggaatatCATTTATCcttaggttcacttcccaaatgtctgcaacagccaggactgggccaagctgaagccaggagcctggaagtccacctgggtctcccaagtgggtgacagggactcaagtactttagccatcatctgctgccttcctaggcactttagcaggacaCTAGATCagaggcacagcagccaggactagacttggcactctgatatggaatgctggcatcccaagtggtagcttaacttgctgcaccacaatgctggccccatagttCATGTTGAAAGTAtttagaaacatatttttaatggttgtacatattttttaagatttatttatttatttatttgaaagtcagttacacaaagagaagagaggcagagagagaggtcttccatctgatgattcactccccagttggctgcaacagccagagctgcgccgatccaaagccaggagccaggagcttcctctgggtctctcacatgggtgcaggggcccaaggacttgggccatcttctactgctttcccaggtcacagcagagagctagatcagaagtggagcagccgagtctcgaaccagcgcccgtatgggatgctggtgcttcagatcagggtgttaacccactgcaccacagcaccaaccccatacatatttttcatgattgTATGTATCCTCTCATCTGTGTGCATTTAAGATACTGAGAATGGGGATTCTTATTGTGACTTagaaggttaaaccactgcctgcagttctggcaccccatttgggcactggtgtgtcctggctgctccacttcttatccagctccctgctggtgtgcctgggagggcagaggaggaatgGCCCAAATCTGGacgtagttcctggctcctggctttggtctggcccagccttggccattgtggccatttgaggaatgaaccagcagatggaggatctctctctgtgtctctctgtctctctcttactctgcctttcaaataaaataaagcctttaaaaaaaatattgaggggAATTTAAGTATCAAACTTCATGGCACATCAATAAATCCCTCGTGTAAGTAATATACTCCAATCCTGTGATCTTCGATCTGTGCTGCTGTGcatgcccccccccgccccctccgcccccCCGATGGTTAGGAATGGGTTGGCTCTTAAGCATGAACTAGGGTTGAGGATGAGGAAGTGTTGCCCCCTGGGTCACCAGCCCTCTTTCTGTGTTACTCTTGCTTCTCCATGCCCAACTGTCCTTTTTTCTCATCGGACCCTGGGCCCTGTTACAGCTCTCAGACAGTCTCTGCCTGTCTACCTGAAAGACCCTAACAGATGTATTGTGGTCACCCATTGAATCCCCAGTAGATACAGTCAGTCCCCCTACATCCATGGCTTCTGCAGCCCTGAAGTCAGCCAACCAAGACGGGAACACGTAGTTAGGCTGTGATGGATGTGTCCATCCTAAACACGTACAGCCATTTTTCTTGCCGTTACTCCCAGAAAAACATTGTAACAGCAATTTGCATTGCATTAGGTGTCTTTCAAGTCATCTAGAGCTGATTTAAGATATGTGGGAGGGCATGTGTAGGGTCCGtgcaaatactgtgccatttCATGGGAGGACTTCAGCACTTGTGGGTTCTGTCTCTCTGGGAGTCCCCCACAGGTGTTGAGGTGCAACCACACTTATTTCTGCCTGTTGTGGTCTTATCTGCACCCCTGAATTTCTTCTGCAACAGGCAATTCCTGGTCATCACGTAGCAGCAGGATCGCCAATCCGCTCCACGCTGGCCTGGTGCCTGTGCTGACTTCTGCCAGCagtgcccctcctccccacctggcTTCCTCACTCCTGGGCTGtccaccccaaccccagcctcCCGATGGCCTGCCCTCTGCAAAGCTCTTCTgattctgcctcttcctttccttccatgCTCATCCCGGCCACCCTGTTTTCTGGGCCCCCAGCCGCCCAGTGTCGTCAAGCTGCCTTGCAAGGGCAGCACTCTGCGCTGCACAAGGTGGCAGCTTCCTGCGCCTGCTCTGGGCAGACTCATTGCCCCTGGGGCGGGACGCCTCTGCTACACAGTTGCACACAGTCAAGTGCCTGTGACCAGTGGCGACCAAGTTTTAGGTATTTACATTTTAAGCATCTGCTAAATCTTAGTACAGGTCAGGTTCTTCCCTTGTTAAAAACGCTCCTGACTCACTCGCTAGCAGCCGGCACAGTTGGAAAGGCATAATGGCATGCACACGTACTGCCAAGCGCATCCTGCACTTGGGAAGCCTTCCTGAGTTAGTGGTTGTCActgctctgtggccagggagggaaaGGGCGGGCGCAGCATCTTGTCCTGTAGCTCCGTCCCGGTGCCCCAGGCCAGCGGAGCTGCGGTCTGAAATCCAGACACGGAGACTCAGCTCTCTCTACCCCCCCCTCCACATCCCCAATGTGTGTTTGCCTGTTTCcttcagagagagaaacacaagcTGAATCCTCCCCGAAACCGGCAAGTGCACGTGAGGAAAGTCAGAACGAGAAGAGAAgagtgggagagaaggaaaatgggCATTGAGTTTATGAGTGACGCAAAGAGACTGGAGCAGGCAGGGAGCGCGGAGGAGGACAGAGTACCCGGAGGGTTTGTCCTTTTGCTTTCTTTGGGTTCCCAGCCTTGGCCAACCCCTGCTTCAGCTGTCCTGAGAGGGTGTGCAGGCCCTGTGTGTCCTGTAATCCGGTGGGTGTGCGTGACTGTCACTGTGTGCCACTAACACCTGCAGCTGCCACTCACGCAACTCCTTGTCTCCTCCCAGGGCTGCGGTGGGCGTCCagcacccagtgcccagcaccTCTCTCAACTCCTCTCCACTCACTAACCAAGGTCTCCTTTCCTTCCAGAGGTCACACTCCGCTGAGCCCTCCTAGCAGATGAGGCCTTTCCATGCTGCACTGGCTTGCTGCTTTCTCCTTTGGTTCAGTGCATTTCTTCCTTTGATAATAAATGCAATTCACTTGATtgagctctttctttttctgtccttcCTGTTAATATTTATCCCGTCCACCTACCATTTTCTGTCTTCTAATTATATGCTGTCAGTTTCTTTGCCACAGAACGCCTGTCTTAGATGCTGTTTCTAAATGAAGTGGACTTTGCCTTGTAGCCTTCTTTCTTAGAGAAGTCTGCTGAGATCTTGTGTAAGCAGGGCCCTCTgttgcctgcctgcccgcccgtcTGCTGACTTGTTCACTTCAAAGCTGCGAATCTGACTCCATGTAACACTGGGCTTGCTGCTAAAATAGTAATTACACCGCTGCTCAGAAGCTCTCACGGGGCCAGGCCTAGTTGGCAGTAAAGGAATAAGTGTTGGCTTTTATGCATTGGCAACGTTATGATTCAGATGTACTCTGCTGTCTGCAAGGGGGGTTTTTTCCTTGCTTAATTTACAAGTCTCCCACCCCTGTCTCTTGAATGCCAGGTCTCACGCATCGGATGTCACGGATTACTCTTACCCGGCCACTCCCAATCATTCTCTACACCCCCAGCCGGTGACCCCGTCCTACGCAGCTGGTGATGCAGCACCACATGGGCCCGCAACCCAGGCCCCCGAGCACGAGTACCGGCCCCCCTCAGCCTCGGCCAGGCACATGGCCCTCAACAGACCTCAgcagccgccgcccccgccgcccccacaGGCCCCAGAGGGGTCGCAGGCCTCGGCACCGATGGCTCCAGCAGATTTCGGGTGAATCAGTGCTCCTTATGCTCTGGTTATGCTCCCTCTGGCATTGGAGTCTTGCTGTAGGTGGTGCAGGGATTTTTAGCTTTGATGGTTTGGATGCCAGAATAAAGTCAAGAATGATTGGCTGTGGATTCTGTCAGGCAGAACAAAATCCTGTGTGGACTGAAGCAGGTACAGCATCGAGCagctccccctttcttttttcatCACAGTGCAACCTCAGGGTGACGTCTGTGTGTGCAGAGGGTCGTGTGTCTGGGTGGGTCTCCGAGGCAAGGCCGTGAGGAAGGATGGGACCCTGATCTTTGGCCCTGTTCCACCCTCAAGTTTCTTTACATGTCTTGGGTGCCTCACAGACAGTTCTTAGCCCATGTGAGGTGAACATATTGTGCAGGCCCCTGCAGTCTGCTGTCTTGACCGCTTGGCACCCAGGTATCAGtactgcccccagcccctcctgttcCCACCTTTCAGGTGGAATTCAAACACCTGCTACAGGAGACTTTGATGTTCAAGTTCCTGGATGTGAGCACACACCTCTGTTTAATGGGCTGTTTTCGGCATTCTCTTTTGGCTTAACCGAAGTCTCAAGAGCAGTGCCCTCCAAATTGTGCCTAGGACGGTTGCATCTGTACCCCCACTGCCCCGAGTGTTCTTCAGCCTGGTGTGTTGTGGACCCTCTGCCCAGGGCAAGCCCCTGAGCCTTCCCGGGCTTTACTGCTCGACACACAGTCCTAGCTGCCTCCCATCTTTCGGCTCTCCTTAAATCAGGATTCCCAGGGGAGCATTCTGAGGCTTCTGCACTCAGGCAGAAAGGGTCTGGGGTCCAGTTGGTTTGGCAAACCCTTAGCTGGATAGGATTCAGCAGATTTCTTGGCACTGGGGCTCTGCAAAACATTGGTAGTCTGTAGGGCACATGGCCATGGGGGTTTCCGTGGGGCTGGGCTCGAGAGTGTGAAATGTTCCCAGTCTGCGTGGTCACAGAACCCTTGCAGGCCAGGTTTGGGAGCCACACTCCTCTGAGATGCCTGGGATACAGGGTGACTGGGGTTGCAGTTTGGCCATCTGTAGTCAACTGCTTCATTCTGGAATAAAGTAGAAGGTTTGGCATCCTGTTGCAGTGAACACTGTCGACCTCTGAAAACGACAGACCCACAGCATGGATGTGTGCCTCCCAGGGGGGATTTCAGACCCACTGACCCGCATGTGTCACGCCCGGGGCAGCCTGTCTGGGCGCAGTAGCATTGAGAGGAAGTGACCCTCCACTGTCACTCTGCTGACTCCgtgtctcctctctctatcaGGATGCTCCCAGCGCAGATAATAGAATATTACAACCCGTCAGGACCACCTCCGCCGCCGCCTCCACCCATGATTCCTTCAGCACAAACTGCCTTTGTCAGCCCCCTCCAGATCCCCATGCAGCCCCCATTTCCTGCCTCAGCTGGCTCCACATACTCAGCTCCTCCTCATCCACCTGCCGCAGGGCTCCTGGTCACAGCGCCACCTCCCCccggcccgccccctcccccaccgggcccccctggccctggctcctctcTGTCGTCTTCCCCGATGCACGGCCCCCCAGTGGCTGAGGCAAAGCGTCCAGAGCCTGCGCAGCCGCCCATCAGCGATGCGCGAAGCGACCTCCTTGCTGCTATTCGGATGGGTAAGTGCGACAGTCCCTTCCAGGAAGAGACTTCTCCAGGTCCCTCGTCCAACAGTGAGCGAGCACagagctgcagcccagggcctggcgtTAATGATTCCCTTTGCAGCACAGCTGTGATGGTGCTGCCTCTGCCTTCGAATCTGGCCTGTGGCACACCGCCCCCTTCCCACCCCAAAGACTCCTGTGTCCTCTGTGAGTCTTGACCACCATTGGCACGCTTTGATTTTGTCAGGGAAAGAAGTCCCTGAGATGCGATACTTCCTGGGTGTGTGTCCAGAGCAAAGGACATTTGATGAAACGTAACTACTAGTGTCATGACCCATCCTTTGTTGGTTGTTGAATTAGGGggaaattttttccatttgtagGTAGATTGGGTCTGTtgataaaatctgaaaaatatctgTAGGCTAGGTATGCCACCTGGCCTCAAGTGATCCAGAGAgaacgtgtgtgtgcgtgtaagaGGGACAGAGGAGGAGACCAGACGACACATAGGGTCAGATGTGACCAGTTGGGGGACCCAGGCACTGGGGATATGGAAATGTTTTTCTGTCTTATAGATAGTCCATAAATCTGAAATGACTGCAAAAGAGATAGCTTAAAAGTGAACATGTGTCTTCTTTTGTTACTAAGCAAGAGAGTAGATGATTTTATTATATCTATTTTCAATAGCAGTTGTTAAAACAGAGCTTTCTCAGTTACTCTTGCATGTTAGCTGGGAACTGTTAATGTACTGTGTCTCCATGTCTTTAGTCCCATGTTGTGGGAAGATAGACACACTCTTCCTGATGCCACTAGCCACATACCATGTGTAAAAGTTACAAGATCTCCATGTGACTGGTTGCCACCTCATAGACCAGTGTGGCTCTAGAATTTTTTAAGGTGTCCATGTGCACTGAAGTTAtaactcatttttattatttcagcaCATTACTTTGTCATAAAAACATTATGACTTGCACTGcacattactttttcttttctttcttctttttttttttttcttttgacaggcagagttagacagtgagagagagagagagagagagaaaggtcttccttttttttccattggttcaccccccaagtggccgccatggccagcatgttgcggctggtgcactgccgatccaaagccaggagccaggtgcttctcctgatctcccatgcgggtgcagggcccaaggacctgggccatcctccactgcactcccaggccacagcagagagctggattggaagaggagcaaccggaacagaatccagcaaacgggactagaacccggggtgctagcaccgcaggcggaggattagaaagtcacagttacacagaaagaggagaggcagagagagagaggtcttccatccactggttcactccccagatggccgcaatgactggagctgcaccgatccgaagccaggagctaggagcttcttctgggtctcccacatgggtgcaggggcccaaggacttgggccatcttctactgctttcccaggctgtagcagagaactggatcggaagtgaagcagccaggtctcgaactggcacccatatggggtggcggcactgcaggcagcagctttacctgctacgccacagcgccgccccgcACTGCACATTTTTTGAGGGGAGCATTAAACTTCTTAATATTCCCTGAGCTTGCCGCCTCTTCAGTTTCCAGAACTTTCTCCGTAGCGCCGTTAGAAAAACACGGTCCAGCAGGTGTTCACATTTAGCTTTCCTTCCCTGGGCCTGAGCAGGGGGATTTGATTCTCAATCTCGTGTGTGGCTGCAGGAATTCAGCTGAAGAAGGTGCAGGAGCAGCGGGAGCAGGAGGCCAAGCGGGAGCCCATTGGGGACGACGTGGCCACCATCCTGTCCAGACGCATTGCCGTGGAGTACAGCGACTCCGACGACGACTCGGAGTTTGACGAGAACGACTGGTCCGACTGAGGCCGAGCAGGCGGCCGCAGGTTGCAAGTGTCAGGAGGGTTGTACGTGGGCTCAGCACCCCAGTAGTGGTGTGATAATCCTGTAGCTTAGCACCTTTTGTATTCACAATGTGGTATTGCTTCTGCACATCCAACAATTCCAGGTTTTTTCAGTATTTACTGTGTAATACTTAAGTGCCACTACACATAGCAAATCTTGCTGCACACGAGGAAATACGCTGTAACTATTGCATTGTCCTCAAAACAGCACCTTGCTTCCCCTCGGCCGTGAAAGTATTTAGTGCAGTTTGGGTTTACTCTCTATCGATCCTTACAGTTCTGCAGACTTGCTGTGTGTTTGTGAAACTGCCTGGCTTTGGGTCTTGGCAAGATTAATGACTGTGTGTCAGTGTGATGTCTTCCAATCAGTAAGTGATATTGTTTTCcatccagggattttttttccctttctttgtaaaAATGTGTTTCCAAAGTTGGTTCTGCAGGGAAGGGTTTAGCAACACAGAAGAACCAAATATTTCTGCCTCCAGTTTCTCTGCTTGGCGGCCCCTGACTGAATTTGAATGCTCCATTGAGTACTCTCATTGCCTTTGCACACGCTTGTCAGACGTGGAATCGGAAGGGCCCTCTCGGGGCAGGCCCCCCGGCATTTGCCTGGTCAGTGCTTGTTGATGATCTTTGTGCAAGGATTCAGCAGCTCCGTCAGGGTAAAGGATCTGGGTGCTTTCTCCTTCGAGGGGCCTGTCAGGATGCCAGTCAGAACACTGGCCAGCCCTCACAGTCCAGGAGCCCGCTGGCTGGGACAGCTGCGAGTGTGCAGGAGCTGCCCAGTGCGGCCCAGGGTGCAGCGCCCCTCCTGCCCCCTTTCCGGGTTAGCTGTGACCTAAGTGTGGTGGCCAGGGTTCGTGGCTCCTCCTCCACGCACAAAGAGAGGGCGTCAGATGGCACCTCGCTCCACTGTCTGGATCTGCAAAGCTCAGGTCTGGGTGAAAGGAGATGCTAACAGCTATTTCTTCACTTCTCTCGGTGCTGTGGCCAGATTAGGGATCAGTCCCATGAGCAGGGCATTCGCCCCACCCTAGAAGCACGTAGTTCTCTCGTCTCACACTCGTGGTGTCCGATTTTAAGTCACCCCTCACTAGATCACCATGCTTAGACCTTGGCCGAGGCGCAGTCCTTGGCTTCCACCTCTGCCCTCCCCGTATGCCTAATCCTAGAGATGGGGCTCACTTTCCTGGCTAAGGTAGGCTGTTGGGGAGCTCAAGAACAAAAGAACAGGAGCTTGTATTCTGTGATTCTGGGAGAAGGATAACTACTTGCTTAGAATCAGCGAGTGCCCCAGGCATTGGCTATAGATTGGCCTTCGCAGATATGCTAAGATACCAGACTCACTGAGGAAATCTCGCGTCCCAGAATCAATCAGGTGGTGGTGATTAGAGAAGCCCCATGATGAGGAAGGGAGCAACCTTGGGCTAGAAACAGAGCTGCGGCATGGATGGTAGGAATGGAGAT
The DNA window shown above is from Oryctolagus cuniculus chromosome 9, mOryCun1.1, whole genome shotgun sequence and carries:
- the WASF3 gene encoding actin-binding protein WASF3 isoform X1 → MPLVKRNIEPRHLCRGALPEGITSELECVTNSTLAAIIRQLSSLSKHAEDIFGELFNEANNFYIRANSLQDRIDRLAVKVTQLDSTVEEVSLQDINMKKAFKSSTVQDQQVVSKNSIPNPVADIYNQSDKPPPLNILTPYRDDKKDGLKFYTDPSYFFDLWKEKMLQDTEDKRKEKRRQKEQKRIDGTTREVKKVRKARNRRQEWNMMAYDKELRPDNRLSQSVCHGASSEGSLSPDTRSHASDVTDYSYPATPNHSLHPQPVTPSYAAGDAAPHGPATQAPEHEYRPPSASARHMALNRPQQPPPPPPPQAPEGSQASAPMAPADFGMLPAQIIEYYNPSGPPPPPPPPMIPSAQTAFVSPLQIPMQPPFPASAGSTYSAPPHPPAAGLLVTAPPPPGPPPPPPGPPGPGSSLSSSPMHGPPVAEAKRPEPAQPPISDARSDLLAAIRMGIQLKKVQEQREQEAKREPIGDDVATILSRRIAVEYSDSDDDSEFDENDWSD
- the WASF3 gene encoding actin-binding protein WASF3 isoform X2, which codes for MPLVKRNIEPRHLCRGALPEGITSELECVTNSTLAAIIRQLSSLSKHAEDIFGELFNEANNFYIRANSLQDRIDRLAVKVTQLDSTVEEVSLQDINMKKAFKSSTVQDQQVVSKNSIPNPVADIYNQSDKPPPLNILTPYRDDKKDGLKFYTDPSYFFDLWKEKMLQDTEDKRKEKRRQKREKHKLNPPRNRQVHVRKVRTRREEWERRKMGIEFMSDAKRLEQAGSAEEDRVPGGSHASDVTDYSYPATPNHSLHPQPVTPSYAAGDAAPHGPATQAPEHEYRPPSASARHMALNRPQQPPPPPPPQAPEGSQASAPMAPADFGMLPAQIIEYYNPSGPPPPPPPPMIPSAQTAFVSPLQIPMQPPFPASAGSTYSAPPHPPAAGLLVTAPPPPGPPPPPPGPPGPGSSLSSSPMHGPPVAEAKRPEPAQPPISDARSDLLAAIRMGIQLKKVQEQREQEAKREPIGDDVATILSRRIAVEYSDSDDDSEFDENDWSD